A window of the Gordonia humi genome harbors these coding sequences:
- a CDS encoding VIT1/CCC1 transporter family protein, translating into MSTDVDATHADEPHTSGLANRLNWLRAGMLGANDGIVSTAGIVVGVAAATTERGSIFTAGIAGLAAGAVSMALGEYVSVSTQRDTEASLLAKEKWELENDPDDELDELAMILTAKGINEETARDAARELTAHDAFTAHAQLELGIDPNDLTNPWQAAGSSAVSFTVGALLPLIAILLPPETWRVPVCFAVVLVALAFTGALGAKLGGSRIPRATIRMVIGGALAMAVTYGIGAAFGQVVG; encoded by the coding sequence ATGAGCACCGACGTCGACGCGACTCACGCCGATGAACCACACACGTCCGGCCTCGCCAATCGCCTCAACTGGCTGCGCGCGGGCATGCTCGGCGCGAACGACGGCATCGTGTCGACGGCGGGCATCGTCGTCGGCGTCGCCGCGGCGACCACCGAACGCGGATCGATCTTCACCGCGGGGATCGCAGGGCTGGCCGCCGGTGCGGTGTCGATGGCGCTCGGCGAGTATGTGTCGGTGAGCACGCAACGTGACACTGAGGCTTCACTGCTGGCGAAGGAGAAGTGGGAACTCGAGAACGATCCCGACGACGAGTTGGACGAACTCGCGATGATCCTGACGGCGAAGGGAATCAACGAGGAGACCGCGCGGGACGCGGCGCGCGAGCTGACCGCACACGACGCGTTCACCGCGCACGCGCAGCTCGAACTCGGCATCGATCCCAACGATCTGACGAACCCGTGGCAGGCGGCGGGCTCATCGGCGGTCTCGTTCACGGTCGGTGCGCTGCTTCCGCTGATCGCGATCCTGCTGCCGCCCGAGACCTGGCGAGTTCCGGTGTGCTTCGCCGTGGTTCTCGTGGCCCTCGCGTTCACCGGCGCTCTGGGCGCCAAGCTCGGCGGCTCCCGCATCCCGCGCGCGACGATCCGCATGGTGATCGGCGGCGCACTCGCCATGGCCGTCACCTATGGGATCGGGGCGGCGTTCGGCCAGGTGGTGGGGTAA
- a CDS encoding HNH endonuclease signature motif containing protein, producing MTEPTHDGPTLPDSPAALLALAEAAFAKLNNTKFAALTGDDLLAAAETNERIRNRHEAATTSLMIEINDQYAFHTRGFQNIQKYMTTGLRVGAPEANTRMKLMFATGEFLGIGGQRLPARLAATAHALREGGINRAHVRTIADVIDKIPAAIDTDTVTTAEEHLAAAARTLSPDGVRTVGERLLGHLDPDGDLTDDGDRTRTRGFTVAPHDARLMSKLRGSLTPAVRAKLDVVLTAWAAPGMNNPDDETPVFGAVDRDGIDADALAAAVERDTRSTAQRNHDALAAMLDVVLGHGALGRPDRIPAELVVTVTDQELAAEAGLAYTATGARVPVKDLVEVAAHATPHLAVFKGHTSEILYLGRGKRLASKAQRLALFARDRGCSAPECDVPFSRTEAHHVTRWEDGGTTDIVNLGAACGKHNRAEGKGPGKWETGIVHDGPDTGRVGWRPSGSTRPWQVNPLHHVGQEPEFLPHGPPRGSGSAVEALLATLLDAA from the coding sequence ATGACCGAACCCACCCACGACGGCCCGACACTCCCGGATTCACCCGCAGCTCTCCTCGCGCTCGCCGAGGCCGCGTTCGCCAAACTCAACAACACCAAGTTCGCCGCCCTCACCGGCGACGACCTCCTCGCCGCCGCCGAAACCAACGAACGCATCCGCAACCGCCACGAAGCCGCCACCACCTCGCTGATGATCGAAATCAACGACCAGTACGCCTTCCACACCCGCGGTTTCCAAAACATACAGAAATACATGACCACCGGCCTCCGGGTGGGCGCACCCGAAGCCAACACCCGCATGAAACTCATGTTCGCCACCGGGGAATTCCTCGGCATCGGCGGCCAACGACTCCCTGCCCGTTTGGCGGCCACCGCCCACGCCCTGCGTGAGGGCGGCATCAACCGGGCACACGTCCGCACTATCGCCGACGTGATCGACAAGATTCCCGCCGCGATCGACACAGACACCGTCACCACCGCCGAAGAACACCTCGCCGCCGCGGCGCGCACACTGTCTCCGGACGGAGTCCGCACAGTCGGCGAGCGGCTCCTGGGTCACCTCGACCCCGACGGGGACCTCACCGACGACGGTGACCGCACACGCACGCGCGGTTTCACCGTGGCCCCGCACGATGCCCGGTTGATGTCCAAACTCCGCGGATCGCTGACTCCAGCGGTGCGGGCCAAACTCGACGTCGTCCTGACCGCGTGGGCCGCGCCCGGGATGAACAACCCCGACGATGAAACACCGGTGTTCGGGGCCGTCGACCGGGACGGCATCGATGCCGACGCCCTGGCCGCAGCGGTCGAGCGCGATACCCGCAGCACCGCCCAACGCAACCACGACGCGCTGGCCGCGATGCTCGACGTCGTGTTGGGACATGGTGCGCTCGGCCGGCCGGATCGGATTCCGGCCGAGCTGGTCGTGACCGTCACCGACCAGGAGTTGGCTGCCGAGGCCGGTCTCGCGTATACGGCGACCGGGGCGCGGGTTCCGGTGAAGGATCTGGTCGAGGTCGCCGCCCACGCGACCCCGCACCTGGCCGTGTTCAAAGGCCATACCAGCGAAATCCTTTACCTCGGGCGGGGTAAACGGTTGGCGTCCAAGGCGCAGCGGCTGGCGTTGTTCGCCCGTGATCGCGGGTGCTCGGCCCCTGAATGTGATGTCCCGTTCTCCCGGACCGAAGCCCACCACGTCACAAGGTGGGAAGACGGCGGGACGACCGACATCGTCAACCTGGGTGCGGCGTGCGGTAAGCACAATCGGGCCGAGGGGAAGGGACCCGGGAAATGGGAGACGGGCATCGTGCACGACGGCCCGGATACCGGGCGCGTCGGATGGCGACCGTCCGGATCGACCCGCCCGTGGCAGGTCAACCCACTCCACCACGTCGGGCAGGAACCGGAGTTCCTGCCCCATGGTCCACCCCGCGGCTCGGGTTCGGCCGTCGAAGCGCTCCTGGCGACGCTCCTCGACGCCGCCTGA